A genomic region of Macaca thibetana thibetana isolate TM-01 chromosome 14, ASM2454274v1, whole genome shotgun sequence contains the following coding sequences:
- the COMMD9 gene encoding COMM domain-containing protein 9 isoform X1, with protein MAALTAEHFAALQSLLKASSKDVVRQLCQESFSSSALGSKKLLDITCSSLSVTQEEAEELLQALHRLTRLVAFRDLSSAEAILALFPENFHQNLKNLLTKIILEHVSAWRTEAQANQISLPRLVDLDWRVDIKTSSDSISRMAVPTCLLQMKIQEDPSLCGDKPSISAVTVELSKETLDTMLDGLGRIRDQLSAVASK; from the exons ATGGCTGCCCTGACAGCGGAGCATTTTGCAGCGCTCCAGAGCCTACTCAAG GCCTCCTCAAAAGATGTTGTCAGACAGCTGTGTCAAGAGAGCTTTTCCAGTTCAGCCCTTGGCTCGAAAAAACTCTTGGATATTACATGTTCCAGCTTGTCTGTGacccaggaggaggcagaggaa CTGCTCCAGGCTCTGCACCGCCTCACTCGGCTGGTGGCATTCCGTGACCTGTCCTCTGCCGAGGCGATTCTGGCTCTCTTTCCAGAAAATTTCCACCAAAACCTCAAAAACCTGCTGACGAAGATCATCCTAGAACATGT GTCTGCTTGGAGAACCGAAGCCCAGGCAAATCAGA TCTCTCTGCCACGCCTGGTCGATCTGGACTGGAGAGTGGATATCAAAACCTCCTCAGACAGCATCAGCCGCATGGCCGTCCCCACCTGCCTGCTCCAGATGAAG ATCCAGGAAGATCCCAGCCTATGTGGAGACAAACCCTCCATCTCAGCTGTCACCGTGGAGCTGAGCAAAGAAACACTGGACACCATGTTAGATGGCCTGGGCCGCATCCGAGACCAACTCTCTGCCGTGGCCAGTAAATGA
- the COMMD9 gene encoding COMM domain-containing protein 9 isoform X2, with translation MAALTAEHFAALQSLLKLLQALHRLTRLVAFRDLSSAEAILALFPENFHQNLKNLLTKIILEHVSAWRTEAQANQISLPRLVDLDWRVDIKTSSDSISRMAVPTCLLQMKIQEDPSLCGDKPSISAVTVELSKETLDTMLDGLGRIRDQLSAVASK, from the exons ATGGCTGCCCTGACAGCGGAGCATTTTGCAGCGCTCCAGAGCCTACTCAAG CTGCTCCAGGCTCTGCACCGCCTCACTCGGCTGGTGGCATTCCGTGACCTGTCCTCTGCCGAGGCGATTCTGGCTCTCTTTCCAGAAAATTTCCACCAAAACCTCAAAAACCTGCTGACGAAGATCATCCTAGAACATGT GTCTGCTTGGAGAACCGAAGCCCAGGCAAATCAGA TCTCTCTGCCACGCCTGGTCGATCTGGACTGGAGAGTGGATATCAAAACCTCCTCAGACAGCATCAGCCGCATGGCCGTCCCCACCTGCCTGCTCCAGATGAAG ATCCAGGAAGATCCCAGCCTATGTGGAGACAAACCCTCCATCTCAGCTGTCACCGTGGAGCTGAGCAAAGAAACACTGGACACCATGTTAGATGGCCTGGGCCGCATCCGAGACCAACTCTCTGCCGTGGCCAGTAAATGA